A single window of Nicotiana sylvestris chromosome 3, ASM39365v2, whole genome shotgun sequence DNA harbors:
- the LOC104242231 gene encoding F-box/kelch-repeat protein At1g80440-like produces the protein MELIPSLPYDIGLECLIRVPYDNFSSVTSVCRNWKLQIELPEFWKLRRATGFTRQVILMAQAQTDDPKLKVGLSKYSAFPVYRLTLYEPDSGYWAELPPLPGNSDGLPMFCQLVGVGLSLVVIGGWNPITWEPSNAVFVYNFVTATWRRGAEMPGCRRSFFGCASDSEQTVYVAGGHDEEKNALKSAMAYDVASDEWVPMPDMASERDECKCTFYHGKFHVIGGYDTSMQGRFGTTAESFNTSTWQWDPVAEHFFDYATCPRTCVEGGDGKLYLCRDGDVLVLRDSTWQVAAAIPPELRNVAFVTAWRGKILMTGSMGFNEPHNTYILDLQNYTWTKMDAPVNFSGHVQSGCCLEM, from the coding sequence ATGGAGCTAATTCCCAGTCTTCCTTACGACATAGGACTAGAATGTCTTATCCGCGTTCCATACGATAATTTCTCGTCCGTTACATCCGTCTGCCGGAATTGGAAACTCCAAATTGAGCTTCCAGAGTTTTGGAAGCTAAGAAGAGCTACTGGCTTCACCCGCCAAGTAATCTTAATGGCCCAAGCCCAAACCGATGACCCGAAACTAAAAGTCGGGTTATCCAAGTACTCCGCTTTTCCAGTTTACAGGCTCACGCTTTATGAGCCGGATTCGGGTTATTGGGCCGAATTACCACCGCTTCCTGGCAACTCCGATGGGCTGCCGATGTTTTGCCAGCTAGTCGGAGTTGGGTTGAGCTTAGTGGTAATCGGCGGCTGGAACCCTATTACTTGGGAGCCTTCTAACGCAGTTTTTGTTTATAACTTTGTGACTGCCACGTGGCGACGGGGAGCTGAAATGCCGGGTTGCCGGAGATCCTTTTTTGGCTGTGCGTCGGATTCTGAACAGACGGTGTACGTTGCAGGTGGACATGACGAGGAGAAGAACGCGCTTAAATCGGCGATGGCGTATGACGTGGCAAGTGATGAGTGGGTCCCTATGCCTGACATGGCAAGCGAACGCGATGAATGTAAGTGCACTTTTTATCACGGCAAATTCCACGTCATCGGCGGCTATGACACGAGCATGCAAGGCCGGTTCGGAACAACTGCCGAGTCATTTAATACTTCCACGTGGCAGTGGGACCCAGTCGCTGAACATTTCTTCGATTATGCCACGTGTCCGAGAACTTGTGTTGAGGGTGGTGACGGAAAATTATACTTGTGCCGGGACGGTGATGTGCTGGTACTCCGAGATTCCACGTGGCAAGTTGCGGCGGCGATTCCGCCGGAACTCCGGAACGTAGCCTTTGTGACAGCGTGGCGGGGTAAAATTCTGATGACTGGTTCTATGGGATTTAATGAGCCCCACAACACTTATATTCTGGATTTACAGAATTACACGTGGACAAAAATGGATGCTCCGGTAAACTTCTCCGGCCATGTTCAATCTGGCTGTTGCCTCGAGATGTAA
- the LOC104242230 gene encoding uncharacterized protein — translation MEDLNIVRLSPLRTGPMKSTLSGRSTPRGSPSFRRLNSGRTPRRDGKSNAFSSQWFRSNRIVLWLLLITLWAYGGFYVQSRWAHGDNKEGIFGGSGGDVGNVTSQPEEKVERVLVANADSLAIKAPSNKTKASSMDMDVVLAKQENSVVVSDKVASSKKKSKKSTRASRRKTRGKKKVVAEVKNDNAEVEEEEIPKRNTTYGLLVGPFGSVEDKILEWSPEKRSGTCDRKSQFARLVWSRKFVLILHELSMTGAPLAMLELATELLSCGATVYVVPLSRRGGLMSELSRRKIKVLEDKSDLSFKTAMKADLIIAGSAVCASWIEQYAARTVLGSSQIAWWIMENRREYFDRAKLAFNRVKKLVFLSESQSKRWLAWCEEEHIKLKTQPALVPLSISDELAFVAGIPCSLSTPLFNPEKMLEKRQLLRNFVRKEIGLTDNDMLVMSLSSINPGKGQFLLLESTRLLIEGVPPLNGSAVKNQAYQKRALLHNWKQFGELENESSALENNPKRKVFQLPQLFIKGVNYEAGIDKDSRTRKLFSVTEGKQGEKLKVLIGSVGSKSNKVPYVKALLNFLNQHSNLSNTVLWTPATTRVAALYAAADAYVMNSQGLGETFGRVTIEAMAFGLPVLGTDAGGTKEIVEHNVTGLLHPLGRPGAQVLAQNLQYLLNNPSERRRMGSNGRKKVEDMYLKRHMYKNFGEVLYDCMRIK, via the exons ATGGAGGATCTGAATATAGTAAGACTGTCACCGTTGAGGACTGGTCCCATGAAGTCCACATTATCTGGAAGGTCAACTCCTAGAGGATCACCTTCCTTCAGGAGATTGAACTCTGGACGTACCCCGCGAAGAGATGGTAAAAGCAATGCCTTCAGTTCTCAGTGGTTTAGAAGTAACCGCATTGTACTTTGGCTGCTTTTAATTACTCTTTGGGCATATGGAGGATTTTATGTCCAGTCAAGGTGGGCTCATGGCGACAACAAGGAAGGCATTTTTGGAGGATCTGGAGGTGATGTAGGCAATGTAACTTCTCAACCAGAGGAAAAAGTTGAACGAGTTCTAGTTGCAAATGCGGATTCTTTAGCAATCAAGGCTCCAAGTAATAAAACAAAGGCCAGTTCAATGGACATGGATGTCGTCTTGGCCAAACAGGAAAACAGTGTGGTGGTATCGGACAAGGTTGCATCTTCTAAGAAGAAGAGCAAGAAATCTACACGTGCTTCTCGTAGGAAGACTCGTGGTAAGAAGAAGGTGGTAGCGGAAGTCAAAAATGATAATGCAGAAGTCGAAGAAGAGGAAATACCAAAACGAAATACTACCTATGGCCTGCTTGTTGGTCCATTTGGGTCAGTAGAGGACAAGATTTTGGAGTGGAGTCCTGAGAAGCGGTCAGGAACCTGCGATAGGAAAAGTCAGTTTGCACGTCTTGTTTGGTCTAGGAAGTTTGTGCTGATACTCCATGAACTCTCGATGACTGGAGCTCCACTTGCCATGTTGGAATTGGCGACTGAGCTTTTGAGCTGTGGGGCCACAGTTTATGTAGTACCTCTCAGCAGAAGGGGTGGTCTGATGTCAGAACTATCTAGAAGAAAGATCAAAGTGCTAGAAGACAAATCGGACCTCAGTTTCAAAACGGCCATGAAAGCAGATCTTATTATTGCAGGCTCTGCAGTGTGTGCGTCATGGATAG AACAATACGCGGCACGTACTGTGCTAGGTTCAAGTCAAATTGCTTGGTGGATCATGGAAAACCGGCGGGAATACTTTGATCGGGCAAAGCTAGCTTTCAACCGAGTGAAAAAGCTTGTCTTTCTTTCTGAATCACAGTCTAAACGCTGGCTAGCATGGTGTGAGGAAGAACATATAAAGCTGAAAACCCAGCCCGCACTGGTTCCGCTTTCCATTAGTGATGAACTGGCTTTTGTAGCAGGCATCCCGTGCTCACTGAGCACCCCGCTATTCAATCCTGAGAAGATGCTGGAAAAGAGGCAGCTACTGAGAAATTTTGTTAGAAAAGAGATTGGGTTGACAGACAATGACATGCTTGTCATGTCATTGAGTAGTATAAACCCTGGAAAGGGTCAGTTTCTGCTTCTTGAATCAACACGTTTGCTGATTGAGGGAGTTCCTCCTCTAAATGGATCTGCTGTTAAAAATCAAGCTTATCAGAAAAGGGCATTGCTTCATAATTGGAAACAATTTGGTGAACTGGAAAACGAATCTTCTGCCTTGGAAAATAACCCGAAAAGGAAAGTGTTTCAGCTACCGCAGCTGTTCATTAAGGGAGTTAACTATGAAGCTGGAATTGACAAAGATAGCAGAACTCGAAAGCTTTTCTCGGTGACTGAAGGAAAGCAGGGAGAGAAGCTTAAGGTTCTTATTGGCTCAGTTGGATCCAAGAGCAATAAGGTGCCTTACGTTAAAGCGCTTCTCAACTTTCTAAATCAGCATTCTAACTTGTCAAACACGGTACTATGGACTCCAGCAACCACTCGTGTCGCTGCACTTTATGCTGCTGCAGATGCTTATGTAATGAATTCTCAG GGACTTGGAGAAACATTTGGGAGAGTAACAATTGAAGCAATGGCATTTGGTCTTCCT GTGCTGGGAACAGATGCTGGGGGCACGAAGGAGATCGTTGAACATAACGTAACAGGTCTTCTCCATCCTTTGGGACGTCCAGGCGCTCAAGTTCTGGCCCAGAATCTTCAGTATTTACTGAATAACCCCTCAGAAAGGCGGCGAATGGGAAGCAATGGAAGAAAGAAGGTAGAAGATATGTACCTAAAGAGGCATATGTACAAGAATTTCGGAGAAGTATTATACGACTGCATGCGAATAAAATAA